The stretch of DNA ATCATGACATCATCTAACAGGATAAATCCATGGATTGACCCTGCAAAAATCAAACTCGGGCACAGAATTGGTAGAGGACCTTTTGGTGATGTTTGGCTGGCAACTCATCATCGTGCATCAGAAGACTATGAAGAGTATCATGAAGTTGCTGTTAAAATGTTAAGGCCCATCAAGGAAGATAGCATTGGAGATGCCTTGAACAAGTTGGATTATCTGATGTCCAAATGCCAAGGACTCGAAACAGTTTGTTGGCTTTATGGACTTTCTGTTATAAATAAGAAAGTGAGCGTGTTGCTTGAACTTGCATTATAATGCTTAGAATGTGGTCATTCACGATATAATGTTCAGTATGCTCATTCCTTCTAGATATGCATTGTCATGAAGTTTTATGAGGGCTCAGTTGAAGACAAAATGGCTCGACTTAAAGGGGGAAAGCTGTcattaactgatgttttgagGTTATATCTGCCAAATATTATTACGGAATATTCTTTTAATAGTATTGCTTGAAAGTGTTTTGTAACTTTTTGCGTCTACCCCCATGATTATGTCTATAGATATGGAGCGGATCTTGCTCAAGGAGTAATGGACCTGCACGCTAAAGGGATTATTATTCTGAATCTTAAACCTTGTAATTTCCTTTTAAATGGGAATGACCAGGCCATTGTTGGGGATTTTGGTATACCATACGCGCTATCGGGGATATCATTGCCAAGTACAGACATGGCTCGAAGGCTTGGTACTCCCAATTACATGGCTCCAGAACAATGGGAACCGGAAGTAAGAGGTCCTATATCTGTTGAAACTGATTCATGGGGATTTGGTTGTAGCATATTGGAGATGCTAACTGGAGTTCAGCCATGGAGTGGTAAATCTGTTAATGAAATGTACAAATTGGTTGTAGACAAGCAAGAGAAACCTCCTATTCCCAGTGGACTTCCTCCTGCAGTTGAGAATGTTATTATAGGTTGCTTTGAGTATGATTTCAGGAGTCGCCCTGTAATGGCAGATATTTTGCATGCATTTAAAAGGTATCTTCTGTTATTGTTGTTTTACAAATAAATCTGTCAAAAGAAAATATTCGTCTAGGGCTTTCAAAGTACCTTACATGTGCTAAGATAATTTTTCATTCTCTGTTATACAACATTGAAGTGGCGCTCGATTGAGTGTTCTGGTGGTAGAGATGTAATGTCAAGTAAATGTGTAGTACCTACCCATTGAAAGAGACCATGTactatttgtttttttattaactTCTAGATTCATGCGCATGCATGAGCTTTGTCTCTGCAAGATTGTTTTTTTCTTTCTAGTGATTTTTTAAAGCATTTGAAAACTAacttctatttttctgaatTAACAGCTCACAGAATGCGGTTTATCAGGATGGAGTCTGGACAGGTATTGAAAGTAGAATGATTAGGGAGAAACCAGGTGGTGTTGGTTATACTGAATGGTTTCTTGCGAAGGATCATCTCCAAGTGCTTGACACTGTTCGATCTAGGAAATCACCTAACTCCCACAACCTGGTAAATATGAATATCCCAGAGGGGACTGTAGTTGGTCTGGAACGTGATAGTGACCAAGATGGTTATGTTTTAGTGAGGGTGCATGGCATCCATGACCCGATAAGAGTTCATGTTTCCACATTAGAAAGGGTCACATTT from Primulina eburnea isolate SZY01 chromosome 6, ASM2296580v1, whole genome shotgun sequence encodes:
- the LOC140834334 gene encoding protein KINASE OF THE OUTER CHLOROPLAST MEMBRANE 1-like isoform X2 gives rise to the protein MYFGYTDFSSGLNLSKFLSCLLFHFILLSSLFFSASDNRSEMAGQVANRPASPFDFEIIEGDTGDSSTIMTSSNRINPWIDPAKIKLGHRIGRGPFGDVWLATHHRASEDYEEYHEVAVKMLRPIKEDSIGDALNKLDYLMSKCQGLETVCWLYGLSVINKKICIVMKFYEGSVEDKMARLKGGKLSLTDVLRYGADLAQGVMDLHAKGIIILNLKPCNFLLNGNDQAIVGDFGIPYALSGISLPSTDMARRLGTPNYMAPEQWEPEVRGPISVETDSWGFGCSILEMLTGVQPWSGKSVNEMYKLVVDKQEKPPIPSGLPPAVENVIIGCFEYDFRSRPVMADILHAFKSSQNAVYQDGVWTGIESRMIREKPGGVGYTEWFLAKDHLQVLDTVRSRKSPNSHNLVNMNIPEGTVVGLERDSDQDGYVLVRVHGIHDPIRVHVSTLERVTFGLAAGDWVRLKKEDKKHSPVGVLHSINREGRVEVAFIGLETLWKGNYSEFQMAKPYCVGQFVKLKSSVFSPRFEWPCKRGGEWATGRICQVLPNGCLVAKFPGKLTIGNKKSSFLADPAETELISFDTCPTVFKKYQHLEDFHWAIRPILVALGLFTAMKFGLFVGKKVGGRSKANIGKSNPGVQNDNQTVDGQSSSNTAWRPPKVANIFR
- the LOC140834334 gene encoding protein KINASE OF THE OUTER CHLOROPLAST MEMBRANE 1-like isoform X1, with product MYFGYTDFSSGLNLSKFLSCLLFHFILLSSLFFSASDNRSVSFLGCSLAYTLTWEMAGQVANRPASPFDFEIIEGDTGDSSTIMTSSNRINPWIDPAKIKLGHRIGRGPFGDVWLATHHRASEDYEEYHEVAVKMLRPIKEDSIGDALNKLDYLMSKCQGLETVCWLYGLSVINKKICIVMKFYEGSVEDKMARLKGGKLSLTDVLRYGADLAQGVMDLHAKGIIILNLKPCNFLLNGNDQAIVGDFGIPYALSGISLPSTDMARRLGTPNYMAPEQWEPEVRGPISVETDSWGFGCSILEMLTGVQPWSGKSVNEMYKLVVDKQEKPPIPSGLPPAVENVIIGCFEYDFRSRPVMADILHAFKSSQNAVYQDGVWTGIESRMIREKPGGVGYTEWFLAKDHLQVLDTVRSRKSPNSHNLVNMNIPEGTVVGLERDSDQDGYVLVRVHGIHDPIRVHVSTLERVTFGLAAGDWVRLKKEDKKHSPVGVLHSINREGRVEVAFIGLETLWKGNYSEFQMAKPYCVGQFVKLKSSVFSPRFEWPCKRGGEWATGRICQVLPNGCLVAKFPGKLTIGNKKSSFLADPAETELISFDTCPTVFKKYQHLEDFHWAIRPILVALGLFTAMKFGLFVGKKVGGRSKANIGKSNPGVQNDNQTVDGQSSSNTAWRPPKVANIFR
- the LOC140834334 gene encoding protein KINASE OF THE OUTER CHLOROPLAST MEMBRANE 1-like isoform X3; amino-acid sequence: MAGQVANRPASPFDFEIIEGDTGDSSTIMTSSNRINPWIDPAKIKLGHRIGRGPFGDVWLATHHRASEDYEEYHEVAVKMLRPIKEDSIGDALNKLDYLMSKCQGLETVCWLYGLSVINKKICIVMKFYEGSVEDKMARLKGGKLSLTDVLRYGADLAQGVMDLHAKGIIILNLKPCNFLLNGNDQAIVGDFGIPYALSGISLPSTDMARRLGTPNYMAPEQWEPEVRGPISVETDSWGFGCSILEMLTGVQPWSGKSVNEMYKLVVDKQEKPPIPSGLPPAVENVIIGCFEYDFRSRPVMADILHAFKSSQNAVYQDGVWTGIESRMIREKPGGVGYTEWFLAKDHLQVLDTVRSRKSPNSHNLVNMNIPEGTVVGLERDSDQDGYVLVRVHGIHDPIRVHVSTLERVTFGLAAGDWVRLKKEDKKHSPVGVLHSINREGRVEVAFIGLETLWKGNYSEFQMAKPYCVGQFVKLKSSVFSPRFEWPCKRGGEWATGRICQVLPNGCLVAKFPGKLTIGNKKSSFLADPAETELISFDTCPTVFKKYQHLEDFHWAIRPILVALGLFTAMKFGLFVGKKVGGRSKANIGKSNPGVQNDNQTVDGQSSSNTAWRPPKVANIFR